The Deltaproteobacteria bacterium DNA window GGGAACTGGTCTCCCACGCAAAAAGGCCTTTCATCCTGCTGAACGATCCGGCACTGCCACAGGAACTGGGAAAACCCCTCAAGAGAAACAACATCCGAACCGCTATCCTGAAGGAACTGGGCAATATTCCGGAGATTAAAGGGCTGATCTTTTTGGGCTCCCTGGACCGGGCCAATAATTACCAAAGGGCCGTAAAGGGCAGGACTGATTTCCGATTCTACGACGGGGACGAGGTCCGATTTCTGAGTTATCCAAGCCGAAGCGGCATCATTTCGGCCGGTGCCAACCTGGCTCCACGGGCATGGCGAAGGATTACCTTCTCCTCCCTCAACCTGATCGAAAGTGACCGCACCTACCCTGATCAACTCGGCCAGATCTGGGAAATGGGAGATTACCTCCGCTCCCTCCTGGATCTCTATGAGGACAGGCCCGTGCCTATGATCAAGCGTATCTTGAGGGATATGGGCATCATAGAGACGGCCGCAGGCACTCCTCCAGGGGAACAGGACCTTGGGGACGCC harbors:
- a CDS encoding dihydrodipicolinate synthase family protein gives rise to the protein MEPLTLPRGLILNLITPFDREGRIDGRGLGRLLDRTLPYVQGVFIASPFIGEGRYMDPGLREELLAKVLVVVRSKVPVLAWITQAEEKGTLETLRGFEKQLVSRRYDGHVYWVDAPLYYHSNRGLPDHYRELVSHAKRPFILLNDPALPQELGKPLKRNNIRTAILKELGNIPEIKGLIFLGSLDRANNYQRAVKGRTDFRFYDGDEVRFLSYPSRSGIISAGANLAPRAWRRITFSSLNLIESDRTYPDQLGQIWEMGDYLRSLLDLYEDRPVPMIKRILRDMGIIETAAGTPPGEQDLGDA